The Lacrimispora xylanolytica genome has a segment encoding these proteins:
- a CDS encoding HAD family hydrolase yields MLNEKKAVIFDLDGTLVDSMWMWKSIDIDFLGDRGIECPDDLQKDIEGMSFSETAFYFKERFKLEESLDEIKGIWVGMSIEKYRNEVPLKPGADKLLKYIAENGLKAGIATSNGRQMVEAVLESLHIGQYFQVVATSCEVAAGKPAPDIYLKVASELSVDPAHCLVFEDVPAGILAGKRAGMTVCAVDDDFSKDMEEEKRRLADYFIHDYHQIFNRNGANE; encoded by the coding sequence ATGTTAAATGAGAAAAAAGCTGTGATTTTTGATCTGGATGGAACCCTGGTGGATTCCATGTGGATGTGGAAGTCTATTGATATAGATTTTTTAGGAGACAGAGGGATTGAATGCCCAGACGATCTCCAAAAGGATATAGAAGGTATGAGTTTTTCAGAAACTGCCTTTTACTTTAAGGAGAGGTTTAAGCTGGAAGAGTCTCTCGATGAGATCAAGGGTATCTGGGTAGGAATGTCCATTGAAAAGTATAGAAATGAAGTGCCCTTAAAGCCCGGTGCAGATAAACTGCTAAAATATATAGCAGAAAATGGGCTAAAAGCGGGTATCGCTACCAGCAATGGCCGGCAAATGGTAGAGGCAGTGCTTGAATCCCTTCATATCGGGCAATATTTTCAGGTAGTGGCGACCTCCTGTGAGGTGGCGGCTGGAAAGCCTGCTCCGGATATTTACTTAAAAGTGGCCAGTGAGCTTTCTGTAGACCCTGCTCACTGTCTCGTCTTTGAAGACGTCCCTGCGGGCATTCTTGCAGGAAAGAGAGCCGGCATGACAGTTTGTGCAGTAGACGATGATTTTTCCAAGGATATGGAAGAAGAAAAGAGAAGACTGGCAGATTATTTTATACATGACTATCATCAGATATTTAATAGAAATGGAGCAAACGAATGA
- a CDS encoding pseudouridine synthase: protein MKEIRLDKYLGEMGIGTRSQIKEMAKKGRITVDGTPEKKTERKIDPELTKVAVDGHRIAYAAFEYYMLNKPQGVVSATEDKRYETVIGLIGDRMRDDLFPVGRLDIDTEGLLLITNDGDLAHQLLSPKKHVDKVYYAKIEGVLPSDAAKQMEEGILLSDGTPTLPARLEILKEGEISEILLTIREGKFHQVKRMFETFGTPVVYLKRLSMGSLTLDETLKPGDYRPLTNEELEELKRHGKEKRTDHVK from the coding sequence ATGAAAGAAATCAGATTAGATAAATATTTAGGTGAAATGGGAATCGGAACCAGGAGCCAGATTAAGGAAATGGCAAAAAAAGGCAGGATCACGGTAGACGGCACCCCGGAGAAAAAGACAGAACGAAAAATAGACCCGGAGCTGACTAAGGTGGCGGTAGACGGTCATAGAATTGCCTATGCGGCCTTTGAATACTATATGCTGAATAAACCGCAGGGAGTTGTTTCTGCAACGGAGGATAAGCGATATGAGACCGTGATCGGTCTTATCGGAGACCGAATGAGGGATGACTTATTTCCTGTGGGAAGACTTGATATAGATACCGAAGGACTCCTTCTGATTACTAACGACGGAGATCTGGCCCACCAGCTTCTTTCTCCAAAAAAACATGTGGACAAGGTTTACTATGCTAAGATAGAGGGAGTGCTGCCTTCTGATGCGGCAAAGCAGATGGAGGAAGGAATTCTGCTTTCCGATGGAACGCCTACTCTTCCGGCCAGGCTTGAGATTTTGAAAGAAGGAGAGATATCTGAAATACTCCTTACTATACGAGAAGGAAAATTCCATCAGGTAAAACGTATGTTTGAAACATTTGGCACTCCTGTGGTATACTTAAAAAGGCTATCCATGGGAAGCCTTACACTGGATGAAACATTGAAACCAGGAGATTACCGTCCTCTGACCAATGAGGAATTAGAAGAACTGAAGCGTCATGGAAAGGAAAAGAGAACAGACCATGTTAAATGA
- a CDS encoding RsmF rRNA methyltransferase first C-terminal domain-containing protein: MKISKDFLNRMKDLLGEEEFEAYVRSFEEERLYGLRVNTLKISPEEFINITDLSLKPVPWIRNGFYYNGDERPAKDPYYYAGLYYLQEPSAMTPADLLPVAPGDRVLDLCAAPGGKSTELGARLQGKGMLVSNDISNSRAKALLKNLELWGIENICVTSEEPGKLKDTFGPFFNKILIDAPCSGEGMFRKDADMVKSYEEHGPEYYAVIQKEIVAQAVDMLVPGGLMLYSTCTFSPCEDEDIIRWMLEEYEEMELLPLPLFEGASDGIGLSGCLRLFPHKVKGEGHFMALLRKKQSHEREDIISKETEKEKPLPEELKEFLSLISRQFDTRRIYMKEDCVYYLPECFPKQGKKLRYLRTGLLLGELKKGRFEPAQPLAMALKQGEFKQTISWNKSDERVIRYLKGETIFLTEEEGQKKGWCLICVDGHPLGFAKGSGNTLKNKYYPGWRWQ, translated from the coding sequence ATGAAAATTTCAAAAGATTTTTTAAACAGAATGAAAGACTTACTTGGAGAAGAAGAATTCGAGGCTTACGTAAGAAGTTTTGAAGAGGAAAGGCTGTATGGCCTGAGGGTTAATACTCTTAAAATTTCTCCAGAGGAGTTTATAAATATAACGGATTTAAGCCTAAAACCAGTTCCATGGATCAGGAATGGTTTTTACTACAATGGGGACGAACGTCCGGCTAAGGATCCCTATTATTATGCTGGCCTCTATTATTTGCAGGAGCCAAGTGCCATGACTCCGGCGGACCTTCTTCCTGTGGCACCGGGGGATAGGGTTCTTGATCTTTGTGCAGCCCCTGGAGGAAAAAGCACCGAGCTTGGAGCCAGGCTGCAAGGAAAAGGGATGCTGGTATCCAATGATATCAGTAACTCAAGAGCAAAAGCACTTCTTAAGAACTTAGAGCTTTGGGGCATTGAAAACATCTGTGTTACCAGTGAGGAGCCAGGAAAGCTAAAAGATACCTTTGGACCATTTTTCAATAAGATTTTAATTGATGCACCATGTTCTGGCGAAGGGATGTTCCGAAAGGATGCGGACATGGTCAAAAGCTATGAGGAGCATGGACCGGAGTATTATGCTGTCATTCAAAAAGAAATCGTAGCTCAGGCTGTGGACATGCTGGTTCCCGGCGGGCTGATGCTTTACTCCACCTGTACCTTTTCCCCATGTGAGGATGAGGATATTATCCGTTGGATGTTAGAAGAATATGAGGAAATGGAACTTTTGCCTCTTCCCCTGTTTGAGGGAGCATCGGATGGAATCGGTCTTTCCGGCTGCCTTAGACTTTTTCCGCACAAGGTAAAGGGAGAAGGTCATTTTATGGCATTGTTAAGAAAAAAACAAAGTCATGAAAGAGAAGATATTATTAGTAAAGAGACAGAGAAGGAAAAACCGCTTCCCGAGGAATTGAAAGAATTTCTTTCCCTGATTTCAAGACAATTTGACACCAGAAGAATCTATATGAAAGAAGACTGTGTCTATTATTTGCCGGAGTGTTTCCCGAAACAGGGGAAAAAGCTTCGTTATCTGCGAACTGGCTTACTGCTAGGAGAATTGAAAAAAGGAAGATTTGAGCCAGCTCAGCCTCTGGCTATGGCTTTAAAGCAGGGGGAATTTAAACAGACAATCTCCTGGAACAAATCGGATGAAAGGGTAATCCGCTATTTAAAGGGAGAGACTATTTTCTTAACGGAAGAGGAAGGGCAAAAAAAAGGCTGGTGTCTCATTTGTGTGGATGGGCATCCATTAGGTTTTGCCAAGGGGAGCGGAAACACACTGAAAAACAAATACTATCCTGGATGGCGGTGGCAGTAA
- a CDS encoding M23 family metallopeptidase — translation MMVILFLILILSVFHVTMIDYLYNNPTFYQLNAYTWESEDFRSLKLGNMVADWDTIDYDVLTSLMVEHQYDLTKVKDKDNHGNQLRKIKPQEYRKLKNAYVTLLGDLKFFPVPLNTKGDAPEITFENGWMQPRTYGGDRGHEGCDIMGNKKPRGYYPVVSMSDGVVEKVGWLNKGGWRIGIRAPGGAYIYYAHLYGYSKEWKAGDPVKAGELLGFMGDTGYSEIEGTTGNFDVHLHVGIYLKTDHNEEMSVNPYWALKYLEKYRLKYSY, via the coding sequence ATGATGGTGATTCTTTTTTTGATTCTGATCCTGTCCGTATTCCATGTGACCATGATCGATTATTTATATAACAATCCAACCTTTTATCAGCTAAATGCATATACTTGGGAAAGCGAGGATTTCAGGAGCTTAAAGCTTGGAAATATGGTTGCTGACTGGGATACCATTGATTACGATGTGCTGACCTCTCTTATGGTAGAGCATCAGTATGACCTGACAAAGGTGAAGGACAAGGACAACCATGGAAACCAGCTGCGGAAAATAAAGCCTCAGGAGTACCGAAAGCTTAAAAATGCTTATGTCACTTTGCTGGGGGATCTTAAGTTTTTTCCGGTACCACTGAATACAAAAGGGGATGCTCCTGAAATAACCTTTGAAAATGGTTGGATGCAGCCAAGGACCTATGGCGGTGACAGAGGACACGAAGGGTGTGACATTATGGGAAATAAGAAGCCCAGGGGTTACTATCCGGTGGTAAGTATGAGTGATGGCGTGGTGGAAAAGGTAGGCTGGCTCAATAAGGGCGGCTGGCGGATTGGAATCCGGGCGCCAGGAGGGGCGTATATATATTATGCCCATCTGTATGGATACAGCAAAGAATGGAAAGCAGGGGATCCTGTGAAGGCGGGAGAACTGTTAGGATTTATGGGAGACACAGGATATAGTGAGATTGAGGGGACGACAGGGAATTTTGATGTTCATCTTCATGTGGGAATTTATTTAAAAACAGACCATAATGAGGAGATGAGCGTCAATCCATACTGGGCTCTTAAATATCTGGAAAAATACCGGTTGAAATATTCCTATTAG
- a CDS encoding nucleoside recognition protein encodes MKKSFFRLLSVAALLFLLFRPAIAYEGAKNGLILWGSVVVPTLLPFMICSNVIVTLNAIHILIFPVKKLLHRFFCLSDAGSYALVSGLLCGYPMGARTCSDFMDSGRISNKEGKYLLAICNHPSPMFLLGYAASALPAQVPVSLLLLSIYLPIFPVSLAAKALYQVTEPERSQPVSKKAQRSFDDSLMDSCEVMVKIGGYIMLFSILALYITKFPMDAPKYKAVMLGLVEITTGIKAISEAFPGALCGLWIAAASAFGGFSGIFQTKSVIKNAGLSIRHYVAWKAFHSLLTIILFILLSRVPALVPFP; translated from the coding sequence ATGAAAAAATCCTTTTTCCGTCTGCTTTCCGTAGCGGCCCTGCTTTTTCTCTTATTCCGGCCGGCCATTGCTTACGAAGGAGCAAAAAATGGGCTTATTTTGTGGGGCTCAGTGGTGGTACCCACACTTTTGCCTTTTATGATCTGTTCTAATGTAATTGTGACCTTAAATGCAATTCATATCCTGATATTTCCGGTAAAAAAACTTTTGCACCGGTTTTTCTGCCTGTCTGATGCCGGAAGCTATGCCCTGGTATCCGGACTCCTGTGCGGTTATCCCATGGGAGCAAGGACCTGCAGCGACTTTATGGACAGCGGCCGTATTTCAAATAAGGAAGGGAAATACCTTCTTGCCATCTGCAATCACCCAAGCCCCATGTTTTTACTTGGCTATGCCGCTTCCGCTCTGCCCGCCCAGGTTCCGGTTTCACTACTACTTCTTTCCATTTACCTTCCCATATTCCCGGTCTCACTGGCTGCAAAGGCACTTTACCAGGTGACAGAACCAGAACGCTCCCAGCCTGTAAGCAAAAAGGCCCAGCGTTCTTTTGATGACAGTCTGATGGATTCCTGCGAGGTCATGGTAAAAATAGGCGGCTACATCATGCTGTTTTCCATTTTAGCTCTTTACATAACAAAGTTTCCCATGGATGCACCAAAGTACAAGGCAGTGATGCTTGGCCTTGTGGAAATCACCACGGGAATCAAAGCCATTTCAGAAGCATTTCCCGGCGCCTTATGCGGATTATGGATTGCAGCCGCTTCTGCTTTCGGGGGATTTTCCGGTATCTTTCAGACAAAGAGTGTCATAAAAAATGCCGGATTATCCATCCGGCACTATGTAGCATGGAAGGCTTTTCACA